The proteins below are encoded in one region of Cucurbita pepo subsp. pepo cultivar mu-cu-16 chromosome LG10, ASM280686v2, whole genome shotgun sequence:
- the LOC111804313 gene encoding dof zinc finger protein DOF3.6-like: protein MVFPSHPSNYLDPTTHQWQHQTPTHQSGTSFQLVSPPRAPPQVRPGSMVDRARMANLPVPETALKCPRCESTNTKFCYFNNYSLSQPRHFCKTCRRYWTRGGALRSVPVGGGYRRNNKRTKSTSKSPVNSQCQPTTITEISGGETMRLNYVQNEGGMDSTHPPIGITSFLGFDQIQWRPQLQLHRSQPARLLGNDGGGGGDASSSYSIVGKMEATKMEDDGEHHVNVGKPYWDRHYWNAFNPSSSSSHL from the exons ATGGTGTTTCCCTCTCACCCATCTAATTATCTTGATCCAACAACCCATCAATGGCAACATCAAACCCCAACCCATCAATCTGGGACCAGTTTTCAGCTCGTGTCGCCGCCACGGGCGCCGCCACAAGTCCGCCCTGGCTCGATGGTGGATCGTGCCCGAATGGCGAACCTGCCCGTGCCGGAAACAGCCCTGAAATGTCCAAGATGTGAATCAACTAACACAAAGTTTTGTTATTTCAACAACTATAGCCTCTCTCAGCCACGCCACTTTTGCAAGACCTGCCGTCGTTACTGGACCCGTGGTGGCGCCCTTAGAAGTGTCCCGGTCGGCGGCGGCTACCGCCGGAATAATAAAAGAACCAAAAGTACCTCTAAATCTCCGGTTAACTCCCAATGCCAACCGACAACTATTACTG AGATTTCAGGAGGAGAAACAATGAGATTAAATTACGTACAAAATGAAGGAGGTATGGATTCAACTCATCCCCCCATTGGGATAACAAGCTTCTTAGGGTTTGATCAAATTCAATGGCGGCCACAGCTTCAGCTACACCGATCGCAGCCAGCTCGGTTACTCGGAAacgatggtggtggtggtggcgaCGCATCGTCGAGCTATAGCATTGTCGGGAAGATGGAAGCGACGAAAATGGAGGACGATGGAGAACACCATGTGAATGTGGGAAAGCCATATTGGGATCGCCATTATTGGAATGCTTTTaatccttcatcttcttcttcccatttATGA